Proteins from a single region of bacterium:
- a CDS encoding ankyrin repeat domain-containing protein, producing the protein MSDAGGDEAALAEAVARGDVPATARALARLRACGWQPAVIAGQPSLLHRAVSSGLPGARAVAELMLRAGHPIDARGPGGLTPLHQAIAHGADEVAAWLVDRGARVDLAAADGRAALTMAIAAPGPHEGRRTTLIQRLLAAAAPPPEELRMLLHAAVRQQSPSVVETLLASGADAAAAGADGETALHALAERATIGAEAPTAILDLLLRHGAALEARDAAGRTALHRATRRDSTIVAALLLDRGAELEARTADGSTPLLVAGEYHDMVDLLLARGADAGAVRDDGRTALHVAAAEGRLETVRRMAGVAAALADRSGETPLHVVSGEMAAAIVDALVTAGAAPNARTTSGLTPLHTAALGGELAAVTALLARGADVNARSTAPGERAGIAIPSGATVLDLAELEADGPVSPADVTRRRVAEVLRERGGVRGGGIFGRVRRFLGG; encoded by the coding sequence ATGAGCGACGCGGGGGGAGACGAGGCGGCGCTCGCGGAGGCGGTCGCGCGCGGCGACGTACCCGCGACGGCGCGCGCGCTGGCCCGGCTGCGCGCATGCGGATGGCAGCCCGCGGTGATCGCCGGCCAGCCGTCGCTCCTCCATCGCGCCGTCTCCAGCGGCCTGCCCGGCGCCCGTGCCGTCGCCGAGCTCATGCTGCGCGCCGGCCATCCGATCGATGCGCGCGGTCCGGGCGGCCTGACGCCGCTCCACCAGGCGATCGCCCATGGCGCCGACGAGGTCGCCGCCTGGCTCGTCGACCGTGGCGCCCGCGTCGATCTCGCCGCCGCCGACGGGCGTGCCGCGCTCACGATGGCGATCGCCGCGCCCGGTCCGCACGAGGGCCGGCGCACGACGCTCATCCAGCGCCTGCTCGCCGCCGCGGCGCCGCCGCCCGAGGAGCTGCGGATGCTCCTGCACGCCGCCGTGCGCCAGCAGTCCCCGTCGGTGGTCGAGACGCTGCTCGCGAGCGGTGCGGATGCCGCGGCGGCGGGCGCCGACGGCGAGACCGCGCTGCACGCGCTCGCCGAGCGGGCCACGATCGGCGCCGAGGCCCCGACGGCGATTCTCGACCTCCTGCTCCGGCACGGCGCCGCGCTCGAGGCGCGAGACGCCGCCGGGCGCACCGCCCTCCACCGGGCCACCCGTCGCGACTCGACCATCGTGGCGGCGCTGCTGCTCGATCGCGGCGCCGAGCTCGAGGCCCGCACCGCGGACGGCAGCACGCCGCTGCTGGTGGCCGGCGAGTACCACGACATGGTCGACCTGCTGCTCGCGCGCGGGGCCGACGCCGGCGCCGTCCGCGACGACGGCCGGACGGCGCTCCACGTCGCGGCGGCCGAGGGGCGCCTCGAGACCGTGCGGCGCATGGCGGGCGTCGCTGCGGCGCTCGCGGATCGCAGCGGTGAAACCCCGCTCCACGTGGTGTCGGGCGAGATGGCCGCGGCGATCGTCGATGCGCTCGTCACCGCCGGCGCGGCGCCGAACGCGCGCACGACGAGCGGCCTCACGCCGCTGCACACGGCCGCGCTCGGCGGCGAGCTGGCGGCGGTCACGGCGCTCCTCGCGCGGGGAGCCGACGTCAACGCGCGCTCGACGGCGCCCGGCGAACGCGCCGGGATCGCGATCCCGAGCGGCGCGACCGTTCTCGACCTGGCGGAGCTCGAGGCCGACGGGCCCGTGTCGCCGGCGGACGTCACGCGTCGCCGCGTCGCGGAGGTGCTGCGCGAGCGCGGCGGGGTTCGCGGCGGCGGCATCTTCGGCCGGGTGCGCCGTTTCCTCGGCGGCTGA
- a CDS encoding adenylate/guanylate cyclase domain-containing protein, with the protein MVAVDDLVWAAVRAAVDAVRYSPARLRLLAASAARSRAVPAPAVRWLGEVQARPTVVHLTGLPHAMLRALAEQAGRAFGPTGSALVRYLGGAVAGFVDRVAAAAADGPLRPRAHPGLLVPHPHDVAVLALDMRGFSQLTHALDDTQYLADLLEEYLTVLTATVEQHRGVVFQYTGDGFLALFLPELAGVPPAAMVDRLVHEMCPRLHHAFDALHARWRAEWRAAGRATTPIGLGVGLSFGRVTLGFVGPSGKKQVGAIGEPVNVAAVLCAESAAGAVMVDRDGCRRVGVEPLGARPLRLRSRKLGRRLDVLCFDPPRARRRFPRLVPTA; encoded by the coding sequence ATGGTTGCGGTGGACGATCTCGTCTGGGCGGCGGTCCGGGCGGCGGTGGACGCGGTGCGGTACTCGCCGGCACGGCTGCGCCTGCTCGCGGCTTCGGCGGCACGGAGCCGCGCCGTGCCGGCACCGGCCGTCCGCTGGCTCGGCGAGGTGCAGGCGCGGCCGACCGTCGTCCACCTCACCGGCCTCCCGCACGCGATGCTGCGGGCACTCGCCGAGCAGGCGGGGCGAGCCTTCGGCCCGACCGGATCGGCGCTCGTGCGCTACCTCGGCGGCGCCGTGGCCGGCTTCGTCGATCGGGTCGCCGCGGCTGCGGCGGATGGGCCGCTGCGCCCGCGGGCGCACCCGGGCCTCCTCGTGCCGCATCCGCACGACGTCGCCGTGCTCGCGCTCGACATGCGCGGCTTCTCGCAGCTCACGCATGCGCTCGACGACACGCAGTACCTCGCCGACCTGCTCGAGGAGTATCTGACCGTCCTCACCGCCACCGTCGAGCAGCACCGTGGCGTCGTCTTCCAGTACACCGGCGACGGCTTCCTCGCCCTGTTCCTACCCGAGCTGGCCGGCGTCCCGCCGGCGGCGATGGTTGATCGTCTGGTGCACGAGATGTGCCCGCGGCTGCACCACGCGTTCGATGCGCTGCACGCGCGCTGGCGCGCCGAGTGGCGGGCGGCGGGCCGCGCGACGACACCGATCGGGCTCGGCGTCGGGCTGAGCTTCGGGCGGGTGACGCTCGGCTTCGTCGGGCCGTCGGGCAAGAAGCAGGTCGGCGCCATCGGCGAGCCGGTCAACGTCGCGGCGGTCCTGTGCGCCGAGTCGGCGGCGGGTGCCGTGATGGTGGACCGCGACGGCTGCCGCCGCGTCGGGGTCGAGCCGCTCGGCGCGCGGCCGCTGCGGCTGCGGTCGCGCAAGCTCGGGCGGCGGCTCGACGTGCTGTGCTTCGATCCGCCGCGGGCACGGCGCCGGTTTCCGCGCCTCGTCCCGACCGCCTGA
- a CDS encoding thioesterase family protein, which yields MTGDPLARLLRRLHLTPAGADAFTSEPGRGEGRVFGGMLLAQGMVAAGRTGAEGVPASLHAHFLRPGRHGLPLAWQVVRLRDGWASAARYVTGAQNGETVIALTVSFTRQRSGLAHQGTMPVVRGPETLEDWEDTRARALGDATARRPDGPIEMRDADPELVGRMEDRAAARRFWVRPRGPLPDDPVLHAALLAYASDRGLLTTAMLPHGIAWTSRQGASLDHALWFHHPPRFAGWVLYATHSPVAVAGRALVHGTLWAADGSLVASTAQEGIVRAVRA from the coding sequence GTGACCGGTGATCCGCTCGCGCGCCTGCTGCGCCGCCTCCACCTGACGCCCGCCGGCGCCGACGCCTTCACGAGCGAGCCGGGCCGCGGCGAAGGCCGCGTCTTCGGCGGTATGCTGCTGGCGCAGGGGATGGTCGCGGCCGGACGCACGGGTGCGGAGGGCGTGCCGGCCTCGCTCCACGCGCACTTCCTGCGCCCGGGACGCCACGGCCTGCCGCTCGCGTGGCAGGTCGTGCGGCTGCGTGACGGGTGGGCGTCGGCGGCGCGCTACGTGACCGGCGCCCAGAACGGCGAGACCGTGATCGCGCTCACCGTGAGCTTCACGCGCCAGCGCAGCGGCCTCGCGCACCAGGGCACGATGCCGGTGGTGCGCGGCCCCGAGACGCTCGAGGACTGGGAGGACACGCGCGCGCGGGCCCTCGGCGACGCGACCGCCCGGCGACCCGACGGCCCGATCGAGATGCGCGACGCCGATCCCGAGCTGGTCGGCCGGATGGAGGACCGCGCCGCGGCTCGCCGCTTCTGGGTGCGGCCGCGCGGCCCCCTGCCCGACGATCCCGTGCTGCACGCTGCGCTGCTCGCCTACGCCAGCGACCGCGGGCTGCTGACGACGGCCATGCTGCCGCACGGCATCGCCTGGACGTCGCGCCAGGGCGCCAGCCTCGATCACGCGCTGTGGTTCCACCATCCGCCGCGCTTCGCCGGCTGGGTGCTCTACGCGACCCACAGCCCGGTCGCGGTCGCGGGCCGCGCGCTCGTGCACGGGACGCTGTGGGCGGCCGACGGGTCGCTGGTCGCGTCGACGGCCCAGGAGGGCATCGTCCGCGCGGTGCGCGCTTGA
- a CDS encoding GNAT family N-acetyltransferase, whose translation MVEADLDAADRVFRLAFGTFVGLPDPMAFAGDSDWVRPRWRAAPDAAFVAERDGVLVGSNLASRWGSFGFFGPLSVAPSLWNAGVGRKLLVPVLDCFARWEVRHAGIFTFAESAKHVTLYRRHGFWPRFLTVVLARDVPAGTPPPDPLSAVPSGERDAVLAAGRACTGAVFPGLDLTAEIDAVAGQGLGDTVLVRDGERVGGLALCHLGTGSEAGSDTCYVKFGAVRPGPDAAARFARLLDGVDGLAAARGAHTVLAGVNTARRAAWEALTARGFRTAIQGVSMSRDGVSGWDEPGSFVLDDWR comes from the coding sequence ATGGTCGAGGCCGACCTCGACGCCGCGGACCGCGTCTTCCGGCTCGCGTTCGGGACCTTCGTCGGCCTCCCCGACCCGATGGCGTTCGCCGGCGACTCCGACTGGGTCCGGCCCCGCTGGCGGGCCGCGCCCGACGCGGCCTTCGTCGCCGAGCGCGACGGCGTCCTCGTCGGCTCGAACCTGGCGAGCCGCTGGGGCAGCTTCGGGTTCTTCGGCCCGCTCTCGGTCGCGCCGTCGCTGTGGAACGCGGGCGTCGGCCGCAAGCTCCTCGTCCCCGTCCTCGACTGCTTCGCGCGCTGGGAGGTGCGCCACGCCGGCATCTTCACCTTCGCGGAAAGCGCGAAGCACGTGACGCTCTACCGCCGCCACGGCTTCTGGCCGCGCTTCCTGACGGTCGTCCTCGCGCGCGACGTGCCGGCCGGCACGCCGCCGCCCGACCCGCTCTCCGCCGTGCCATCGGGGGAGCGCGACGCCGTGCTCGCCGCCGGTCGCGCCTGCACCGGCGCGGTCTTTCCCGGCCTCGACCTCACGGCCGAGATCGACGCCGTCGCCGGCCAGGGCCTCGGCGACACCGTCCTCGTGCGCGACGGCGAACGCGTCGGGGGCCTCGCGCTATGCCACCTCGGCACCGGCAGCGAGGCCGGCAGCGACACCTGCTACGTGAAGTTCGGCGCCGTGCGACCCGGGCCCGACGCGGCCGCCCGCTTCGCGCGCCTGCTCGACGGCGTCGACGGCCTCGCGGCGGCCCGCGGCGCACACACCGTGCTCGCGGGCGTCAACACCGCACGCCGCGCCGCCTGGGAAGCGCTGACGGCCCGCGGCTTCCGCACGGCCATCCAGGGCGTATCGATGAGCCGCGACGGCGTGTCCGGCTGGGACGAGCCCGGCTCCTTCGTCCTCGACGACTGGCGCTGA
- a CDS encoding amidohydrolase: MALRVVDSDAHVVEGGEFMMQIMERFPDKVRFAQPGEGTALVIEGRAYPQSSGPGAGCKAEEGMCLDRGANPFSADGVLADADKEGIERMVFFPSAALGLPGYEDQRFAADMARAYNAWMADWCGRGKGRFFGVGLVPIEDVPTSIAIMREAKELGLVATMVPAVLKSRNLDHPDLEPFWAAAADLEMPLGIHGAPGIHLPNLGSHRFDNYLQVHCVSFPFDMMVASTALVLGGVFERHPTLRVALLESGIGWVPYFMERMEEHLEKRGRLTPECKRHPKDYIARGQLYVSFEAEECGLPLAVEQLGDHFVMWASDYPHWDSDFPNATRPLRTRDDISEDVRAKVAGGNAARFYGLSQ; this comes from the coding sequence ATGGCTCTTCGAGTGGTCGACAGCGACGCCCACGTGGTCGAGGGCGGCGAGTTCATGATGCAGATCATGGAGCGCTTCCCCGACAAGGTCCGCTTCGCGCAGCCCGGCGAAGGCACCGCCCTCGTCATCGAGGGCCGCGCCTATCCGCAGTCGTCCGGCCCCGGCGCCGGCTGCAAGGCCGAGGAAGGCATGTGCCTCGACCGCGGCGCCAATCCCTTCAGCGCCGACGGCGTCCTCGCCGACGCCGACAAGGAGGGCATCGAGCGCATGGTCTTCTTCCCGAGCGCCGCGCTCGGGCTGCCGGGCTACGAGGACCAGCGCTTCGCCGCCGACATGGCGCGCGCCTACAATGCCTGGATGGCCGACTGGTGCGGCCGCGGGAAGGGCCGCTTCTTCGGCGTCGGCCTCGTGCCGATCGAGGACGTACCGACGTCGATCGCGATCATGCGCGAGGCGAAGGAGCTCGGGCTGGTCGCCACCATGGTGCCGGCGGTGCTCAAGTCGCGGAACCTCGACCATCCCGACCTGGAGCCGTTCTGGGCCGCGGCCGCCGACCTCGAGATGCCGCTCGGCATCCACGGCGCCCCCGGCATCCATCTGCCCAACCTGGGCTCGCACCGCTTCGACAACTACCTGCAGGTGCACTGCGTGAGCTTCCCGTTCGACATGATGGTGGCGTCGACGGCGCTCGTCCTGGGCGGCGTCTTCGAGCGTCATCCGACGCTGCGCGTGGCGCTGCTCGAGTCGGGCATCGGCTGGGTGCCCTACTTCATGGAGCGCATGGAGGAGCACCTCGAGAAGCGCGGCCGCCTGACGCCCGAGTGCAAGCGGCATCCCAAGGACTACATCGCGCGCGGCCAGCTCTACGTGAGCTTCGAGGCCGAGGAGTGCGGCCTGCCGCTCGCCGTCGAGCAGCTCGGCGACCACTTCGTCATGTGGGCGAGCGACTATCCGCACTGGGACAGCGACTTCCCGAACGCGACCAGGCCGCTGCGCACGCGCGACGACATCTCCGAGGACGTGCGCGCGAAGGTCGCGGGCGGCAACGCGGCGCGCTTCTACGGACTATCGCAGTGA
- a CDS encoding CoA transferase, with protein sequence MRSTPPLRRYRMLDLSRQLPGPFCSTVLADLGMDVLVISAPNDPFQMGIPFLARNKRHMTLNLKTPEGRDLFLRLAGEADVVLEGFRPGVMARLGLDCETLRARNPRLVYCAISGYGQDGPYRDKVGHDVNYLGYAGVLEYCGPPEGPPMIPGVQVADVGAGSLMAAIGILSALMARDESGRGQMVDVAMLDGAASWNVAHQVLHWYREALPQRGREQLTGSFPCYAVYACRDDRFVTVGAYEGHFWATLCRHLGREDFIADQWAEGERRDEIFAVLRAAFREKTRDEWMAELGAKDICFGPVLDIAEAYDDPQLRARGMVIETDTPAGPKRYIGPPIKLSETPASVRTPPAGFGEHTDAVLAGLGLSPADIGRLRDGGVV encoded by the coding sequence ATGCGTTCGACGCCGCCGCTGCGCCGCTACCGGATGCTCGACCTTTCGCGTCAGCTCCCCGGTCCGTTCTGCTCCACCGTGCTCGCCGACCTCGGGATGGACGTCCTCGTGATCTCGGCGCCGAACGATCCGTTCCAGATGGGCATCCCGTTCCTGGCCCGCAACAAGCGCCACATGACGCTGAACCTGAAGACGCCCGAGGGCCGCGACCTCTTCCTGCGCCTGGCCGGCGAGGCCGACGTCGTGCTCGAGGGCTTCCGGCCCGGTGTGATGGCCCGGCTTGGGCTCGACTGCGAGACGCTGCGCGCACGCAACCCGCGTCTCGTCTACTGCGCCATCTCGGGCTACGGCCAGGACGGGCCGTACCGCGACAAGGTCGGCCACGACGTCAACTACCTCGGCTACGCCGGCGTGCTCGAATACTGCGGCCCGCCCGAGGGTCCGCCGATGATCCCCGGCGTGCAGGTGGCCGACGTCGGCGCCGGCTCGCTCATGGCCGCGATCGGTATCCTGTCGGCGCTGATGGCGCGCGACGAGAGCGGGCGCGGCCAGATGGTCGACGTCGCCATGCTCGATGGCGCCGCATCGTGGAACGTCGCGCACCAGGTGCTGCACTGGTACCGCGAGGCGCTGCCGCAGCGCGGGCGCGAGCAGCTGACGGGCTCGTTTCCCTGCTACGCGGTCTACGCCTGCCGCGACGACAGGTTCGTCACCGTCGGCGCCTACGAGGGCCACTTCTGGGCGACCCTGTGCCGCCACCTCGGGCGCGAGGACTTCATCGCCGACCAGTGGGCGGAGGGCGAGCGCCGCGACGAGATCTTCGCCGTCCTGCGCGCCGCCTTCCGCGAGAAGACGCGCGACGAGTGGATGGCCGAGCTGGGCGCGAAGGACATCTGCTTCGGCCCGGTGCTCGACATCGCCGAGGCCTACGACGACCCCCAGCTGCGCGCGCGCGGCATGGTGATCGAAACCGACACGCCGGCGGGCCCGAAGCGCTACATCGGCCCGCCCATCAAGCTCTCCGAGACGCCCGCGTCCGTCCGTACGCCGCCGGCCGGGTTCGGCGAGCACACCGACGCGGTGCTGGCAGGCCTCGGCCTGTCGCCCGCCGACATCGGCCGCCTGCGCGACGGCGGCGTCGTCTAG
- a CDS encoding tetratricopeptide repeat protein, which translates to MLRWLCAAALVVLVAVAFSPTLQNGFVDYDDNITVTENLAFRGLSPAHLRWMATATVGGHWQPLAWLTLAVDHAAWDMEPRGYHLTNLAWHALAAVLVMAVLAALLRAAEPPPVAAARVTLAATLAAAAWALHPLRVESVAWVTERRDLVSTLFWLAAVLAYLRAHAPGRRRGPWLAAAVAATALSLLGKAWAITLPAVLLIVDAWPLRRFGRERVGAILLEKLPFVVLALLAAAATRLAQAAMPTGLENHPLPSRLVQAAYGLVWYPWTTLVPTGLSPLHELVPPLDPAEPRFGAPIVLLLAAAALLVVQRRRWPALLAAVAAYVVIVSPVLGLAQVGPQLVADRYAHLATLPFFALAAGGLYAAFGTSPARAAAIGALAGVAILGLGAATWRQTQYWHDDVALWTRAVEVDGQNAFARTALGAALQAQDRLADALPQAEVVLALLMGRDTPEPVLETVRTNLTRGWATVAMQSLMAGDADDARTAALRALGVGQDDAPAMLTVGAVLLRTKNTAEAALAYERALAGDPTQTAARTGLAAVQLEAGEPAEAEKNLRAVLDADPSQVGARINLGVALRRQGRPAEAIPILEEALRLEPNSVAAQRGLAAAREAAKAASP; encoded by the coding sequence ATGCTGCGCTGGCTCTGTGCGGCCGCCCTCGTCGTCCTCGTCGCGGTCGCGTTCTCTCCCACGCTCCAGAACGGCTTCGTCGACTACGACGACAACATCACCGTCACCGAGAACCTCGCCTTCCGGGGCCTCTCGCCGGCGCACCTGCGCTGGATGGCGACGGCCACCGTCGGCGGGCACTGGCAGCCGCTCGCCTGGCTGACGCTCGCCGTCGACCACGCCGCCTGGGACATGGAGCCGCGCGGCTACCACCTGACGAACCTCGCCTGGCATGCCCTCGCCGCGGTCCTCGTCATGGCGGTGCTCGCCGCCCTGCTCCGCGCGGCGGAGCCGCCGCCCGTCGCCGCCGCCCGCGTGACGCTCGCCGCCACGCTCGCCGCCGCGGCCTGGGCGCTGCATCCCCTGCGCGTCGAGTCGGTCGCCTGGGTGACCGAGCGCCGCGACCTCGTCTCGACGCTGTTCTGGCTCGCGGCGGTGCTCGCGTATCTGCGCGCCCACGCTCCCGGCCGCCGCCGCGGCCCATGGCTCGCGGCGGCCGTCGCAGCGACGGCGCTGTCGCTGCTCGGCAAGGCGTGGGCCATCACCCTGCCCGCCGTGCTGCTGATCGTCGACGCCTGGCCGCTGCGCCGCTTCGGCCGCGAGCGCGTGGGCGCCATCCTGCTCGAGAAGCTGCCGTTCGTCGTGCTCGCGCTGCTCGCCGCGGCGGCGACGCGCCTCGCGCAGGCGGCGATGCCGACGGGCCTCGAGAACCATCCACTCCCGAGCCGCCTCGTCCAGGCGGCATACGGGCTCGTCTGGTACCCGTGGACGACGCTGGTGCCGACCGGCCTCTCGCCGCTCCACGAGCTGGTGCCGCCGCTCGATCCGGCGGAGCCGCGCTTCGGGGCGCCGATCGTCCTGCTCCTCGCCGCCGCCGCGCTGCTCGTGGTCCAGCGGCGCCGCTGGCCCGCGCTGCTCGCGGCCGTCGCCGCGTACGTCGTCATCGTGTCGCCCGTCCTCGGGCTCGCGCAGGTGGGGCCGCAGCTGGTCGCCGACCGCTACGCGCATCTCGCCACCCTGCCCTTCTTCGCGCTCGCCGCGGGCGGGCTCTACGCGGCGTTCGGGACCTCACCGGCACGCGCCGCGGCGATCGGCGCGCTCGCGGGCGTCGCCATCCTCGGGCTCGGCGCGGCGACGTGGCGCCAGACGCAGTACTGGCACGACGACGTCGCGCTGTGGACGCGCGCGGTCGAGGTCGACGGCCAGAACGCCTTCGCGCGCACGGCGCTCGGCGCCGCGCTGCAGGCGCAGGACCGGCTGGCGGACGCGCTGCCGCAGGCGGAGGTCGTGCTCGCCCTCCTCATGGGCCGCGACACGCCCGAGCCGGTGCTGGAGACGGTGCGCACGAACCTCACGCGCGGCTGGGCCACCGTGGCGATGCAGTCGCTCATGGCGGGCGATGCCGACGACGCCCGCACGGCGGCGCTGCGTGCGCTGGGCGTGGGGCAGGACGACGCGCCGGCGATGCTCACGGTCGGTGCGGTCCTCCTGCGCACGAAGAACACCGCGGAGGCGGCGCTCGCCTACGAGCGCGCGCTCGCCGGCGACCCCACCCAGACCGCGGCGCGCACCGGCCTCGCCGCAGTGCAACTCGAAGCCGGCGAGCCCGCCGAGGCCGAGAAGAACCTGCGCGCGGTCCTCGACGCCGACCCGAGCCAGGTCGGCGCGCGCATCAACCTCGGCGTCGCGCTCCGCCGCCAGGGGCGCCCGGCCGAGGCGATCCCGATCCTCGAGGAGGCGCTGCGGCTCGAGCCGAACAGCGTCGCCGCGCAGCGGGGGCTCGCGGCAGCGCGCGAAGCGGCGAAGGCCGCGAGCCCATAG